From a single Mycolicibacterium moriokaense genomic region:
- a CDS encoding acyl-CoA dehydrogenase family protein yields the protein MRRDLFTEDHEAFRELARHFVEKEVVPHYPEWEKGGRMPRDVFKHMGSLGMLGMAIPEEYGGGGAPDYRYNVVLQEEAARALVTLSTVRTQLEVILPYFLHYANEEQRKRWFPGLAAGTLLTAVAMTEPGTGSDLAGMRTSAVRDGDDWILNGAKTFITGGMQADLVIVVARTSTDPDNRRKGLTLFVVEDGMPGFTRGRELEKMGCKVQDTAELSFVDVRVPNANVLGEVGEAFGYLGHNLPQERLTVAVGSVAQARSAIAAAIDYTKNRKAFGTPVASFQNTKFELAACSTEVEAAQAMLDRAVSLHVEGELSAADAARVKLFCTEMQQRVVDRCLQLFGGYGYMMEYPIARLYTDARVARIYAGTSEVMKVIIAKSLGL from the coding sequence GTGCGCAGAGACCTGTTCACCGAAGACCACGAAGCCTTCCGCGAGTTGGCCCGCCATTTCGTCGAGAAGGAGGTGGTTCCGCACTACCCGGAGTGGGAGAAGGGCGGACGCATGCCTCGCGACGTCTTCAAGCACATGGGCTCGCTCGGCATGCTCGGAATGGCCATCCCCGAGGAGTACGGCGGTGGTGGTGCACCCGATTACCGCTACAACGTGGTCTTGCAGGAGGAGGCGGCGCGGGCGCTGGTGACGCTGTCGACGGTGCGCACGCAGCTCGAGGTGATCCTGCCGTACTTCCTGCACTACGCGAACGAGGAACAGCGCAAGCGCTGGTTCCCCGGACTGGCCGCGGGCACGCTGCTGACCGCCGTCGCGATGACCGAACCCGGTACCGGGTCCGACCTGGCCGGCATGCGCACCAGCGCGGTGCGCGACGGTGACGACTGGATCCTCAACGGCGCCAAGACCTTCATCACCGGCGGCATGCAGGCCGACCTGGTGATCGTCGTGGCGCGCACGTCGACCGACCCGGATAACCGGCGAAAAGGGTTGACGCTGTTCGTCGTCGAGGACGGCATGCCCGGGTTCACCCGTGGTCGTGAGCTGGAGAAGATGGGCTGCAAGGTCCAGGACACCGCGGAGCTGTCGTTCGTCGACGTCCGCGTGCCGAACGCCAACGTCCTGGGTGAAGTTGGCGAGGCGTTCGGCTACCTCGGCCACAACCTGCCGCAGGAACGGCTCACGGTGGCCGTCGGATCGGTGGCGCAGGCACGTTCAGCGATAGCGGCGGCGATCGACTACACCAAGAACCGCAAGGCATTCGGCACCCCGGTGGCGTCGTTCCAGAACACGAAGTTCGAGCTGGCGGCCTGCTCGACTGAGGTCGAGGCGGCCCAGGCGATGCTCGACCGGGCGGTGTCGCTGCACGTCGAGGGTGAGCTGTCGGCCGCCGACGCCGCCCGGGTGAAGCTGTTCTGCACCGAGATGCAGCAGCGCGTGGTGGACCGCTGCCTGCAGCTGTTCGGCGGATACGGCTACATGATGGAGTATCCGATCGCGCGGCTCTATACCGATGCGCGCGTGGCCCGGATCTATGCGGGTACCAGCGAGGTGATGAAGGTGATCATCGCCAAGTCACTCGGCCTTTGA
- a CDS encoding TIGR03619 family F420-dependent LLM class oxidoreductase produces the protein MKLVFNLPHMLRLPAMSQPWEASVTGSDQTRMAKCADEWGYDMIAVPEHFVIPREHVELSGPHYLQSTVAQAYLAGATERIALNSCITVLPLQHPIVLAKALATADWMSSGRMMVTFGVGWLQGEFDLLGVPFHERGRIADEYLAAIVELWTSDFPSFEGKYVSFDDIAFEPKPIQKPHLPIWIGGDADAALRRAAKYATGWWSFLTPPEQIAERIDFIKSQPTYDGRPFDVMHGLGTNRVGEGHVAREDPHARPGMSAAEIVDELSWLGEQGVTVSAVPLPPVSGVDEYLDYAQWVIEDVKPQLPQ, from the coding sequence GTGAAGCTCGTCTTCAATCTCCCCCACATGCTGCGGCTCCCAGCGATGTCGCAGCCGTGGGAGGCGTCCGTCACCGGCTCCGACCAGACTCGGATGGCCAAGTGCGCCGACGAGTGGGGATACGACATGATCGCCGTCCCAGAGCACTTCGTGATCCCGCGTGAGCACGTCGAATTGTCCGGGCCGCATTATCTGCAATCCACTGTGGCCCAGGCATACCTCGCCGGGGCGACCGAACGGATAGCGCTCAACTCCTGTATCACGGTGCTGCCGCTGCAACATCCGATCGTCCTCGCCAAGGCACTCGCCACCGCCGACTGGATGAGCAGCGGCAGGATGATGGTCACGTTCGGCGTGGGCTGGCTCCAGGGGGAGTTCGACCTGCTCGGCGTCCCATTCCATGAGCGTGGCCGCATCGCCGACGAGTACCTGGCGGCGATCGTCGAATTGTGGACGAGCGATTTCCCGAGTTTCGAGGGCAAGTACGTCTCGTTCGACGACATCGCGTTCGAGCCCAAGCCAATTCAGAAGCCACACCTGCCCATCTGGATAGGCGGCGACGCCGATGCCGCGTTGCGCAGGGCGGCGAAGTACGCGACGGGGTGGTGGTCGTTTTTGACTCCACCCGAGCAGATCGCCGAGCGCATCGACTTCATCAAGTCTCAGCCGACCTACGACGGCCGGCCCTTCGATGTGATGCACGGTCTAGGCACGAATCGGGTCGGCGAGGGTCACGTGGCACGCGAAGATCCCCACGCCCGCCCGGGAATGAGCGCGGCCGAGATCGTGGACGAGTTGAGTTGGCTCGGCGAACAGGGCGTGACCGTCAGTGCGGTACCGCTCCCACCCGTTTCGGGTGTCGACGAGTACCTCGACTATGCGCAATGGGTGATCGAGGACGTCAAACCCCAGCTCCCCCAGTGA